One Hordeum vulgare subsp. vulgare chromosome 4H, MorexV3_pseudomolecules_assembly, whole genome shotgun sequence DNA window includes the following coding sequences:
- the LOC123446766 gene encoding uncharacterized protein LOC123446766, whose amino-acid sequence MLLENQLPWHVVVAVMDSLQPEARSNLMESVGNFIVRMGKTFKIRHDGEAEDFVWETNGLPQPHLLRLFRRHKTEPGSRIKWSEVNHISASSAIELAQMGIKLKASKSAAFTDMDIKRKWTLNGELSLAPLSLNDARARCLVNMAAFELSTAWSYEDHPNSTAVCSYLALFAMFMAKEDDVQVLRSRRILHGHYTNAEMIAFFNVVMNHLPDRGCRFAHIMAHIVDYKKRRCIPTRVHKFLYLNCGTIVQVLTIVSILGGLFQLLLSVNKGQAGNNGQYLTLLPS is encoded by the coding sequence ATGCTGCTAGAGAACCAGCTCCCCTGGCACGTGGTTGTGGCGGTCATGGACTCTCTTCAGCCGGAGGCGAGAAGCAACCTCATGGAGTCTGTCGGGAATTTCATCGTACGTATGGGGAAGACATTCAAGATCCGCCACGATGGTGAGGCAGAAGATTTTGTCTGGGAGACCAATGGGCTGCCCCAGCCACATCTCCTTCGCCTCTTCCGACGCCACAAAACAGAACCAGGTAGCCGAATAAAATGGTCTGAGGTGAATCATATCTCAGCATCTAGTGCCATCGAGCTAGCACAAATGGGCATCAAGCTCAAAGCGAGCAAGTCGGCGGCCTTCACAGACATGGATATCAAGAGGAAATGGACACTCAACGGCGAGCTCTCCCTGGCACCACTGTCCCTGAACGATGCCAGGGCACGATGTCTCGTCAACATGGCGGCTTTCGAATTGTCCACCGCTTGGAGTTATGAAGATCACCCCAACAGCACCGCCGTCTGTTCCTACCTCGCCCTCTTTGCCATGTTCATGGCCAAGGAGGACGATGTGCAGGTGTTGCGGTCAAGGCGCATCTTGCACGGGCACTACACCAACGCGGAGATGATTGCCTTCTTCAACGTGGTTATGAACCACCTTCCTGATAGAGGATGCCGTTTCGCCCACATCATGGCACACATCGTCGACTACAAGAAGAGGAGGTGCATTCCCACCAGAGTGCACAAGTTTTTATACCTCAACTGCGGCACAATTGTCCAGGTGCTCACCATCGTTAGTATACTTGGGGGTCTCTTCCAGCTTCTCCTCTCTGTCAACAAAGGCCAGGCCGGGAACAATGGCCAATATTTGACATTGTTACCATCATGA